A stretch of Kaistella flava (ex Peng et al. 2021) DNA encodes these proteins:
- a CDS encoding flavin monoamine oxidase family protein: MNRKTFIQQTSLAAGALLMPSFLWSFAENSAKVKVVIIGGGFSGLAAAYQLKQKGISFVVLESRNRIGGRVFSHPMSNDLVIELGGEWVGNSHTRIQELCGEFNIPLQNNQFDTHLIYKNQYSPAGKWDYSDEWRNKFEGLLKKYPDMSEAEKLKLDQYDWWRYLVDNGCSDRDLDIRELLDSTDFGESIRHVSAFAALAEYAESSPKNEMDLKMKGGNAQLAKAFAKRIGTENIRLKHHVAQIDQTGKKVKVRCSNGTVIECNKVICTAPTFALSRINWLPALPTDYADAVRQLQYARIQKHALHFTERFWGDESFDLITDQSPLYFYHATKNQPSKEGVLIAYSIGDKAMMNANQTNEFQAQDVFRCLEPHFGNIKPLLKDQVGYYWGNDEYSRGAYAVYGIDQWFKLRPILAQPFMNTHFAGEHLADWQGFMEGAIETGEAAAENVFKS, encoded by the coding sequence ATGAACAGAAAAACATTTATTCAACAAACTTCCCTCGCGGCAGGTGCGCTATTGATGCCATCATTCCTTTGGTCATTTGCGGAGAATTCGGCAAAAGTAAAAGTCGTAATTATTGGCGGCGGCTTTTCCGGTTTGGCGGCGGCTTATCAACTGAAACAGAAAGGAATTTCTTTTGTCGTTTTAGAAAGTCGAAACCGAATTGGGGGCAGAGTATTCTCGCATCCAATGAGCAATGATCTCGTCATCGAACTCGGTGGAGAATGGGTTGGGAATTCGCACACCCGAATCCAGGAATTGTGTGGAGAATTTAATATACCACTTCAGAACAACCAATTCGACACGCATCTCATCTACAAAAATCAATATTCTCCGGCCGGTAAATGGGATTATAGCGATGAATGGCGTAATAAATTTGAAGGTTTATTGAAAAAATACCCAGACATGTCTGAAGCTGAAAAGCTAAAACTCGATCAATATGATTGGTGGCGGTATTTGGTAGATAACGGCTGTTCAGACAGAGATTTAGATATTCGGGAATTATTAGACAGTACTGATTTTGGCGAAAGTATTCGTCATGTTTCAGCATTCGCCGCACTTGCAGAATATGCGGAAAGCAGCCCGAAAAACGAAATGGATTTAAAAATGAAAGGTGGAAATGCACAGTTAGCTAAGGCGTTTGCTAAACGAATCGGCACTGAAAATATCCGCTTAAAACATCACGTTGCTCAAATCGATCAAACAGGTAAAAAAGTGAAAGTTCGTTGCAGCAACGGAACTGTGATTGAATGTAATAAAGTGATTTGCACCGCGCCAACTTTTGCTTTGAGCCGAATCAACTGGTTGCCTGCATTGCCCACTGATTATGCAGATGCAGTTCGGCAATTGCAATACGCAAGAATTCAAAAACACGCCTTGCATTTTACAGAACGATTTTGGGGAGACGAAAGTTTCGATTTAATAACCGATCAATCGCCACTCTATTTTTACCATGCAACCAAAAATCAACCATCGAAAGAAGGGGTTTTAATTGCGTATTCAATTGGTGACAAAGCAATGATGAATGCCAATCAAACCAATGAATTTCAAGCACAGGATGTTTTCCGTTGTCTGGAACCGCATTTTGGAAACATCAAACCTCTGCTTAAAGATCAGGTCGGTTATTACTGGGGGAACGATGAATATTCTCGGGGCGCTTATGCTGTTTATGGAATCGACCAGTGGTTTAAGCTTCGTCCGATATTAGCTCAACCTTTTATGAATACGCATTTTGCCGGTGAACATCTCGCCGATTGGCAAGGCTTCATGGAAGGTGCAATTGAAACCGGCGAAGCTGCAGCTGAAAATGTTTTTAAAAGTTAA